From the genome of Candidatus Hadarchaeales archaeon, one region includes:
- a CDS encoding alpha amylase N-terminal ig-like domain-containing protein, with protein sequence MDVGAAASPSTYRAPDWVMNAVFYQIMVDRFYNGDPSNDPDNNTLLLRSWTNINGVTFPDLYARKMRWTEDVETNVLWPDDYGNLRYAPTLGRDYYGGDFKGIMDKLPYLENLGITAIYFNPIHDGPHFHGYTVENYESANKFYGGLDMFKQMLSALKEKGIRVILDGVFNHTSCTHPWFDRENRFPDYLGAYESQNSPYFSWYKFWQWPLNYEGWNNFSHVPQLQLTEGYKDYLYRSSNSLLKYWNDIGIDGWRLDVAMQMKDRFGWAFWREFSQAFSQLNSEGYLVAEPDHGTAAQPDYVTQGYLDGVMNYAWMHAVIDWVNGTASPSSFAGRLEYIKNAYPADAFYTQLNILSSHDDHRLRTRVGGRIDRVKLAVIFQMTYPGAPCIWYGDEVGMTSDYPRGSGTVRDADPFTRRPFPWPELGYPVPEQPDVPNWDIFRHYQNLISIRKSYQVLRTGTVETLMTDDGKKILALFRKLPNPSLTKYSNWRTEYAVLVYNSGASPQSVTLNLTGKVPNGTELVDVLNGNRKYTVTNGTVSLTVENMWAAILVYTSNQPPVADFTFSPTSPAPGETVQFTDNSRDPDGTIVSWLWDFGDGTSSTQRNPTKVYTASGTYTVKLTVTDDGGASATVSKLVVVSEAPAPPPGVKPTTLTIDPTSFSLASGASRTLMAILKDNENNPVAGKTILWSATVGSISSSSVTDSNGMAAATYTAPSVTAQTSVTITATFQGDSQYASSTGQSIGSISPISAQLSLRPIPSTIAGSDIILSGVVEDQAGNPIPGASLKVLINGQVVQTATAGGDGSFSIAVTLPPGSSSLRLEAYSGEGELLASFSQNVTTSAEYSPPTGIDSGMIVTYGSILSAIGLAIGVLIGKIRITGKLFSLIFAVFLLLSLVHTVPVNAPTRTVDGSPADWTGTPPTTVNTFTVSAGEFIWKDAQGDERTDLNNWQPDRRVDLLEFRITADTQYIYFMAKMVDIDIESGSGAPCVQVAVDTDRIAGSGENWFGGWSDTATSNSARWERLIMTRFGSGSQRVYVFNTSWVDQATSDDTQAISAQNETIEFRVGWARLGVSPPCTLRFTVITHRQNTDDNSVDISNTSDALDAITTTGPTTWNEVQDQIVDYYFDVSFASNGEVVGSVPVGASIDSDIWWEGVLHDQDNSFYFSPQGETTVLPPLLDRGRRILYDQNVTVRLRTNENDLSEVWLRIWWENIYENNVVENAAVRYRMSKESSDGTYEYWVTTIPAPGRPARMWYRFYLVDNGGTGTYSWDIWQNPVNIGTQVDIDSYADDTFPRNGGTGKMYDFPQTRTESTVQPVDNYDFMIIFYENIPPAAVSLISPENDALLTSVPTLRWTASVDPQPSSGLGYRLQISKVSDFSTTVVDIYVKENSYQPSIGEGVYFWRVRAEDYDGNASNWSEVRRFRLDLGPPPAPTPISPPDNFCTKENRITLSWTRVPDASEPVLYRVALSDDAGFPYENFTSGWVMENSWQVELPEGIWYWRVCAKDNLDQIGENSVTKRFIVDITPPQPPEILYPENGESVNVRRPTLRWSTVTDVSMPVTYDLQLSGSPTFSTLIVDNSGLTENSYTLTIDLEERVYYWRVRAKDNAGNLSDWVVSSFIVDLTALPAPTGLSPTGFINTKRPQFRWSPVQSIFDVVYIFELDDSQDFSSPLVVENALTDTSYQLQFDLSDGKYYWRVRAKTELKTGPAASASFTVDTIPPSAPEILTSLPASTRVRRWMIVGTAEANATVQCFVNDSLVAENVAENGSFTLWVTFQLGQNSVKFRAVDRAGNASVFTSSIGIKVTGGLGIRLTADRLQAGVERAFALVGYQTSIQEIRVKTNKDVAAPAIYVEELMPWENWVEVPLPKRAKVYRVFVVESTVPAGDIAEVKFSFRVELSWLEKNGLSTRDIRLLRYDGDWKEISTSYAGKDATYAYYSAKATGLSWFAITSPPSTPLIEYVTIAVLFCVGAVVGFFLSSKIFKRSGKRQ encoded by the coding sequence TTGGACGTTGGAGCGGCTGCTTCACCTTCGACATATCGGGCGCCCGATTGGGTAATGAACGCAGTTTTTTATCAGATAATGGTCGACCGTTTTTACAACGGAGACCCGTCTAATGATCCGGACAATAACACCCTTCTCCTTCGCTCCTGGACTAATATAAACGGTGTCACTTTCCCAGATCTCTATGCTAGAAAAATGCGCTGGACGGAGGATGTTGAAACAAACGTACTCTGGCCGGACGATTATGGAAACTTGAGATATGCACCTACACTCGGAAGAGACTATTATGGCGGCGATTTCAAGGGGATAATGGACAAACTTCCTTATCTTGAGAATCTCGGAATAACAGCAATATACTTTAATCCGATTCATGACGGTCCGCACTTCCACGGTTATACGGTTGAAAACTATGAATCAGCCAACAAGTTTTATGGCGGGCTCGACATGTTCAAACAAATGCTCTCCGCGCTAAAGGAGAAGGGAATAAGGGTGATTCTTGACGGTGTGTTCAACCACACGAGTTGTACACATCCATGGTTTGACCGCGAAAATAGATTCCCAGATTATCTGGGTGCATACGAAAGTCAAAATTCACCATATTTCAGTTGGTACAAATTTTGGCAATGGCCTCTGAACTATGAGGGATGGAACAATTTTTCTCATGTTCCGCAGCTCCAACTTACTGAAGGATACAAAGACTACCTTTACCGAAGTTCAAACAGTCTGTTGAAATACTGGAACGATATAGGAATAGACGGCTGGCGTCTCGATGTCGCCATGCAGATGAAAGATAGATTTGGCTGGGCGTTCTGGCGGGAATTCAGTCAAGCCTTCAGCCAGCTGAATTCAGAGGGATACCTCGTCGCGGAACCAGACCATGGAACGGCAGCTCAGCCAGATTACGTTACTCAGGGTTACCTAGACGGCGTCATGAACTATGCTTGGATGCACGCGGTTATAGACTGGGTTAATGGAACGGCTAGTCCGAGCAGCTTCGCGGGGAGACTGGAGTACATAAAGAATGCATATCCGGCAGATGCTTTCTACACACAGCTTAACATTCTGAGTTCGCATGACGATCACAGACTGAGAACGCGTGTTGGTGGAAGAATTGACAGGGTTAAGCTTGCCGTGATTTTCCAGATGACATACCCAGGCGCCCCGTGCATATGGTATGGGGATGAGGTCGGGATGACGAGCGACTATCCGAGGGGGAGTGGAACAGTCAGAGATGCGGATCCGTTTACTAGAAGACCGTTCCCCTGGCCAGAGCTAGGATACCCGGTCCCTGAACAACCAGACGTTCCGAACTGGGATATCTTCAGGCACTACCAAAACTTGATTTCGATAAGAAAGAGTTATCAAGTCCTTAGAACTGGAACGGTCGAGACTCTGATGACGGATGATGGTAAGAAGATTTTGGCACTATTCCGAAAACTTCCAAATCCAAGTTTAACAAAATATTCGAACTGGAGAACTGAATATGCGGTTCTCGTCTACAACAGTGGCGCTTCCCCGCAGAGCGTTACTCTCAATCTCACCGGAAAAGTTCCCAATGGTACGGAGCTCGTCGATGTTCTAAATGGAAATCGAAAGTATACGGTAACAAACGGAACTGTTTCGCTAACTGTCGAAAACATGTGGGCAGCGATTCTGGTTTACACATCAAACCAACCACCGGTTGCAGATTTCACGTTTTCTCCCACTTCTCCCGCTCCAGGTGAAACCGTGCAGTTTACTGATAACTCGAGAGATCCAGATGGGACAATAGTTTCCTGGCTATGGGATTTTGGCGACGGGACTTCGAGCACCCAGCGTAATCCAACAAAGGTCTATACAGCATCCGGAACATACACAGTAAAGCTGACGGTGACTGACGATGGAGGCGCGAGCGCGACAGTCTCCAAATTGGTGGTTGTGTCAGAAGCTCCGGCGCCACCTCCGGGAGTCAAGCCAACAACCTTAACAATAGATCCTACCTCCTTTTCGCTAGCTTCAGGAGCTTCGAGAACTCTGATGGCGATTTTGAAGGATAACGAAAACAATCCGGTCGCAGGAAAGACGATTTTGTGGTCGGCAACTGTCGGGAGCATATCGTCCTCCTCCGTCACAGATTCAAACGGAATGGCTGCCGCAACCTACACGGCCCCATCTGTTACCGCTCAAACTTCAGTGACCATTACCGCAACTTTTCAAGGTGACAGTCAGTATGCTTCATCAACCGGTCAAAGCATTGGAAGCATCTCGCCCATATCGGCTCAGTTGAGTCTGAGACCAATACCATCCACTATAGCGGGTTCTGACATTATACTCAGCGGGGTGGTCGAAGATCAAGCCGGTAATCCTATACCAGGAGCATCTTTGAAAGTTCTCATAAATGGTCAGGTCGTTCAGACGGCAACGGCTGGTGGAGATGGAAGTTTCAGCATAGCCGTCACACTTCCTCCTGGCTCAAGCAGTCTAAGGCTAGAAGCCTACAGCGGAGAAGGAGAACTTCTTGCGTCATTCTCCCAAAATGTTACAACTTCTGCTGAATATTCTCCACCCACGGGAATTGACAGTGGAATGATTGTAACATATGGCAGTATTCTTTCTGCGATCGGCTTGGCAATAGGTGTTCTTATCGGCAAAATCCGGATAACGGGCAAACTCTTCTCACTAATTTTTGCAGTCTTTCTTCTGCTTTCTTTGGTTCATACAGTTCCAGTCAATGCGCCCACTAGGACCGTTGATGGTTCTCCAGCCGACTGGACTGGCACCCCGCCAACAACTGTAAACACGTTTACTGTTTCCGCCGGGGAATTCATATGGAAGGATGCGCAAGGCGACGAGCGTACAGACCTGAATAATTGGCAACCGGATAGAAGAGTGGATCTTTTAGAGTTCAGAATCACTGCCGATACACAATATATATACTTCATGGCAAAAATGGTCGATATCGACATAGAATCTGGAAGTGGAGCTCCGTGTGTCCAAGTTGCAGTGGATACCGATAGGATAGCCGGATCAGGGGAGAACTGGTTTGGTGGATGGTCAGACACAGCGACGAGCAACTCCGCGCGTTGGGAGCGTCTGATTATGACGAGATTTGGGAGCGGATCACAGAGGGTTTATGTGTTTAATACAAGTTGGGTGGATCAGGCGACATCAGATGACACTCAAGCGATATCTGCCCAAAATGAAACAATCGAGTTCAGAGTTGGATGGGCGAGACTTGGAGTTTCGCCACCTTGCACCCTGAGGTTCACGGTGATAACTCACAGACAGAATACCGACGACAATTCTGTGGACATTTCTAATACCTCCGATGCTCTTGATGCGATAACAACAACCGGACCAACCACTTGGAACGAGGTCCAAGATCAAATAGTCGATTATTATTTTGACGTGAGTTTTGCTTCGAATGGCGAGGTCGTAGGATCTGTCCCTGTAGGCGCTTCAATAGATAGCGATATCTGGTGGGAGGGCGTTTTACATGATCAAGACAATTCCTTCTACTTCTCACCCCAAGGGGAAACGACAGTACTCCCCCCATTGCTTGATAGAGGAAGGCGCATTCTATATGATCAAAACGTAACTGTCAGGCTTAGAACAAATGAGAACGACCTGAGCGAAGTTTGGCTTAGAATCTGGTGGGAGAACATTTATGAAAACAATGTTGTTGAAAATGCCGCCGTGAGATATCGGATGTCAAAAGAAAGCTCGGATGGGACGTACGAATACTGGGTTACCACAATTCCCGCTCCGGGAAGGCCGGCAAGAATGTGGTATAGGTTCTATCTCGTTGACAACGGCGGAACGGGCACATACAGCTGGGACATCTGGCAAAATCCGGTGAATATAGGAACGCAGGTGGACATCGATAGTTACGCCGATGACACTTTTCCGAGGAACGGAGGAACAGGAAAAATGTATGATTTTCCGCAAACTAGAACGGAGAGCACAGTTCAGCCTGTGGACAACTATGACTTCATGATCATCTTTTACGAAAACATACCGCCAGCCGCTGTTTCTCTTATTTCGCCAGAGAACGACGCTTTGCTGACATCGGTTCCGACCTTACGCTGGACGGCGTCAGTAGATCCGCAACCATCCTCCGGTCTCGGATATCGCCTTCAGATTTCTAAAGTTTCCGACTTTTCCACAACTGTTGTTGATATATATGTGAAAGAAAACTCTTATCAGCCGAGCATCGGAGAAGGAGTATACTTCTGGAGGGTTAGAGCAGAAGACTATGATGGAAACGCGAGCAACTGGTCGGAGGTCAGACGCTTTCGGCTAGATCTCGGACCACCACCGGCTCCAACGCCGATTTCTCCGCCCGATAACTTCTGCACAAAAGAAAATCGAATAACCTTAAGCTGGACGAGAGTTCCGGATGCATCAGAGCCGGTTCTGTATCGTGTCGCTCTGAGTGATGATGCAGGTTTTCCATACGAAAACTTCACATCCGGCTGGGTCATGGAGAATAGCTGGCAGGTTGAGCTTCCCGAGGGAATATGGTACTGGAGAGTTTGCGCGAAGGACAACCTCGACCAGATCGGTGAGAATTCCGTGACCAAAAGATTTATCGTCGACATTACTCCACCACAACCACCAGAGATCTTGTATCCTGAAAATGGTGAAAGCGTGAATGTGAGGAGACCAACACTCAGATGGTCGACTGTGACCGACGTAAGCATGCCTGTGACGTACGATCTTCAACTGAGTGGCTCCCCAACTTTCTCTACCCTTATCGTAGACAATTCTGGTCTCACGGAGAACTCGTATACTCTCACAATCGACCTAGAGGAAAGGGTTTACTACTGGAGAGTGAGAGCGAAGGACAATGCCGGAAATCTGAGTGATTGGGTTGTGTCCTCTTTCATTGTTGATCTCACGGCGCTACCAGCCCCCACGGGCCTCTCCCCCACGGGTTTCATCAACACGAAAAGACCGCAGTTCCGTTGGTCTCCTGTACAAAGCATTTTTGATGTGGTGTACATCTTTGAACTCGATGATAGCCAAGACTTCTCAAGTCCTCTCGTGGTCGAAAACGCTCTAACAGATACTTCTTACCAGCTTCAGTTTGATCTATCAGATGGAAAATATTATTGGAGGGTAAGAGCGAAGACAGAATTAAAAACGGGACCAGCGGCCAGCGCATCCTTTACGGTAGATACTATACCCCCATCAGCTCCAGAGATTTTGACATCCTTGCCGGCCAGCACTAGGGTTAGGAGATGGATGATAGTTGGAACAGCGGAGGCGAATGCAACCGTTCAGTGTTTTGTTAACGATTCCCTAGTTGCGGAAAATGTGGCAGAGAATGGAAGCTTCACGCTGTGGGTTACCTTCCAACTCGGACAGAATAGCGTAAAGTTCAGAGCCGTTGACAGAGCAGG